Proteins encoded together in one Acidobacteriota bacterium window:
- a CDS encoding MMPL family transporter, whose amino-acid sequence MSGILGRLARFAADHRGAVIAAYLLVSAALFASSLSIRLETSITDLLPRGTASADDLRAFLASGGTLDRLFISMGRRTASGDDAEVLAGAAEELAAELRASGLVRDVRYGVDEEDLDRLGRFGIEHLPVLVDPGRIDALAERLTPSAIREAVAAIGRRATLPGFGGPIEDFAARDPLGLLTVLGAPEGGGAFRPDPESGLFLSKDGRRLMIVAEPSAPPTEIDFSRRLMATVATIESNVRTLPGGADLVFDHAGGHLFALEDERRVRHDAAFTSLFSFAGVGLIYLFVIRRPALWLAILVPLVMATVWTLGLAAIHPGHLNMVTVCFAAVLLGIGDDAMLHIYLREREERAAGLAPRDSVAAALRATGPAAVVATLATAAAFLSLSFVRFRGLAELGVIGAIGMATLLVGVIFFFPAALALLGEREARAPAPSIRLPVAALLRAYDKAAERRRSVLLGMGALTAAMLVAGFGVGVSTDLRSIRGEDPAAAGMTRVLAPFGAGGASESMAIMGGDAGAIADFCRESVAARRITACESAALPTPPAPVQRARFEKSSTLPWEAAVATLEDEARAAGMNASFFAPFTDAALRYADFPSVAVEPGASRSGAPSTTIFFEDQASAAAIAADIRARAGGVRIASIALVASDLSRVLAEDFRRAAWIVAVVIAALMLAAFRRVRASALTLLPVAIGTIWMLGTARLLGVELNLMSLMGMPVVFGLGVDFGVYLVDRWRAEGGDPRAALAGAGPAVLVTGLTTLAGFAALLSADLAGLRSLGFTVVAGAGYTLLAALIVVPLLLAGPKDGVSDRERVRGRDIA is encoded by the coding sequence TCCGGCGGGACGCTCGATCGACTCTTCATCTCGATGGGGAGGCGGACGGCGTCGGGAGACGACGCGGAGGTGCTGGCCGGCGCGGCCGAGGAGTTAGCCGCCGAGCTGCGCGCCTCCGGCCTCGTGCGCGACGTCCGCTACGGCGTCGACGAGGAGGATCTCGATCGCCTCGGCCGCTTCGGGATCGAGCACCTTCCCGTGCTCGTCGACCCCGGCAGGATCGACGCGCTCGCCGAGCGGCTCACCCCTTCGGCGATCCGCGAGGCGGTCGCCGCGATCGGACGCCGCGCGACCCTCCCCGGGTTCGGGGGTCCCATCGAGGATTTCGCGGCCCGGGATCCCCTGGGGCTGCTCACCGTCCTCGGCGCGCCGGAAGGCGGCGGCGCCTTCCGCCCCGATCCGGAGTCGGGGCTCTTCCTCTCGAAGGACGGCCGCCGCCTCATGATCGTCGCGGAGCCCTCCGCGCCGCCGACCGAGATCGACTTCAGCCGACGCCTGATGGCGACCGTCGCGACGATCGAGTCGAACGTGCGCACCCTCCCCGGGGGCGCGGATCTCGTCTTCGATCACGCGGGCGGCCACCTCTTCGCGCTCGAGGACGAGAGGCGCGTGCGGCACGACGCCGCCTTCACGAGCCTCTTCTCCTTCGCCGGCGTGGGCCTCATCTATCTCTTCGTCATCCGGCGCCCGGCGCTCTGGCTCGCCATCCTCGTCCCGCTCGTGATGGCCACGGTGTGGACGCTCGGCCTCGCCGCGATCCATCCCGGGCACCTCAACATGGTCACCGTCTGCTTCGCGGCGGTTCTCCTCGGCATCGGCGACGACGCGATGCTGCACATCTACCTGCGCGAGCGGGAGGAGCGCGCCGCGGGCCTCGCGCCGCGCGACTCCGTGGCGGCGGCGCTCCGCGCCACCGGGCCGGCGGCCGTCGTCGCGACGCTTGCCACCGCGGCGGCGTTCCTCTCGCTGTCGTTCGTGAGGTTCCGCGGCCTGGCGGAGCTGGGCGTCATCGGCGCGATCGGGATGGCGACGCTCCTCGTCGGCGTGATCTTCTTCTTCCCCGCGGCGCTCGCCCTTCTCGGCGAGCGGGAGGCGCGGGCGCCGGCTCCGTCGATCCGGCTGCCCGTGGCGGCGCTGCTCCGCGCGTACGACAAGGCGGCGGAGCGGCGGCGATCCGTTCTCCTCGGCATGGGCGCGCTCACCGCGGCGATGCTCGTCGCGGGATTCGGGGTCGGCGTCTCCACCGATCTCCGGTCGATCCGCGGGGAAGATCCGGCCGCCGCGGGGATGACGCGCGTGCTCGCCCCTTTCGGCGCCGGGGGCGCGTCCGAGTCGATGGCGATCATGGGCGGGGACGCCGGGGCGATCGCGGACTTCTGCCGCGAGAGCGTGGCCGCCCGCCGCATCACCGCGTGCGAGAGCGCCGCGCTGCCGACGCCGCCCGCGCCGGTCCAGCGCGCCCGCTTCGAGAAATCGTCGACCCTCCCATGGGAGGCGGCGGTGGCGACGCTCGAGGACGAGGCGCGCGCCGCGGGAATGAACGCGTCGTTCTTCGCCCCGTTCACGGACGCCGCGCTCCGCTACGCCGACTTCCCGTCGGTCGCGGTCGAGCCCGGCGCGTCGCGCTCCGGCGCCCCTTCGACGACGATCTTCTTCGAGGATCAGGCCTCCGCCGCGGCCATCGCGGCCGACATCCGCGCGCGCGCCGGCGGCGTGCGCATCGCGTCGATCGCCCTCGTCGCGTCGGACCTGAGCCGGGTCCTCGCCGAGGACTTCCGCCGCGCCGCGTGGATCGTCGCCGTCGTGATCGCCGCGTTGATGCTCGCCGCCTTCCGGCGCGTTCGGGCGTCGGCCCTCACGCTCCTGCCAGTGGCGATCGGAACGATCTGGATGCTCGGCACGGCGCGGCTTCTGGGCGTCGAGCTGAACCTGATGTCGCTGATGGGGATGCCCGTCGTGTTCGGCCTGGGGGTGGACTTCGGCGTCTACCTCGTGGACCGCTGGCGCGCCGAAGGGGGAGACCCGCGCGCCGCCCTCGCCGGCGCGGGGCCGGCCGTCCTCGTCACCGGCCTCACGACGCTCGCCGGCTTCGCGGCGTTGCTGTCGGCCGATCTCGCGGGACTCAGGTCGCTCGGGTTCACGGTGGTCGCGGGGGCCGGGTACACGCTGCTCGCGGCGCTGATCGTCGTGCCGCTTTTGCTGGCGGGGCCGAAGGACGGCGTCTCCGACAGGGAACGAGTCCGGGGACGGGACATTGCATGA
- a CDS encoding HigA family addiction module antidote protein, which translates to MIPTHRVPTHPGRILLGQFLEPLGITQVAFSQHIGVSLQRVNEIIRGKRGVTPETAWLFAQALGTTPQFWINLQALHDLARARPKRAVRRLKKAV; encoded by the coding sequence ATGATTCCAACGCATCGCGTTCCGACACACCCGGGTCGAATTCTGCTCGGACAGTTCCTCGAGCCCCTCGGGATCACTCAGGTGGCGTTCTCGCAGCACATCGGGGTGTCGCTCCAGAGGGTGAACGAGATCATCCGTGGCAAGCGCGGAGTCACTCCCGAGACGGCATGGCTGTTCGCCCAGGCGCTCGGAACGACGCCGCAGTTCTGGATCAATCTCCAGGCGCTTCACGATCTCGCCAGGGCGCGCCCGAAACGTGCGGTCAGAAGGCTGAAGAAAGCGGTTTGA
- a CDS encoding glycosyltransferase family 2 protein codes for MIAALIPAYGAAATISKVVRESLPHVGEVLVVDDGSTDASGEVARAAGAAVVRHEMNLGKGAALATGFSRLLARGASAIVTLDADGQHDPAEIPAFVRARRESAADLVVGARVGAWEAMSGARRFGNRFSCAAVRFFRGPALPDTQCGFRLYTRELLEAVSFRRRSYDAEVEILMLAGLDGFRVVPLPIRVLAADGRATSHYRPWLDTYRMCRTVVVACLSSSHRGAHAQADRDRVDLA; via the coding sequence ATGATCGCCGCGCTCATCCCCGCGTACGGCGCCGCCGCGACGATCTCGAAGGTCGTCCGGGAGTCGCTCCCCCACGTCGGCGAGGTCCTCGTCGTCGACGACGGCTCGACCGACGCCTCGGGGGAGGTGGCCCGGGCGGCCGGGGCGGCGGTCGTCCGCCACGAAATGAACCTGGGGAAGGGGGCGGCGCTCGCGACCGGCTTCTCACGGCTCCTCGCGCGCGGCGCGTCGGCGATCGTCACGCTCGACGCCGACGGACAGCACGACCCCGCCGAGATCCCCGCGTTCGTGAGGGCGCGGCGCGAGAGCGCCGCCGATCTCGTCGTGGGCGCGCGCGTGGGCGCGTGGGAGGCGATGTCCGGCGCCCGGAGGTTCGGCAACCGTTTCTCGTGCGCCGCGGTCCGCTTCTTCCGCGGCCCCGCCCTCCCCGACACGCAGTGCGGATTCCGCCTCTACACGCGGGAGCTCCTCGAGGCGGTGAGCTTCCGGCGCCGCTCCTACGACGCCGAGGTCGAGATCCTCATGCTCGCCGGCCTCGACGGCTTCCGCGTCGTCCCGCTGCCCATCCGCGTCCTCGCCGCCGACGGCCGGGCGACGAGCCATTACCGCCCCTGGCTCGACACGTACAGGATGTGCCGGACGGTGGTCGTCGCGTGTCTATCGTCTTCTCATCGAGGAGCCCATGCACAAGCTGACCGAGACCGAGTGGATCTGGCGTGA
- a CDS encoding acyl carrier protein, whose product MATRDTAPTATDEALRAELKAFIVDHLKLRDVDPASLGDDAPLVGGGLDLDSIDVLELVTGVERRYGLRIEEPELVVRIFTSVETLARHITAHRASA is encoded by the coding sequence ATGGCAACCCGCGACACGGCGCCGACCGCGACCGACGAGGCGCTCCGCGCCGAGCTCAAGGCCTTCATCGTCGATCACCTCAAGCTGAGAGACGTGGACCCGGCGTCCCTCGGGGACGACGCCCCTCTGGTCGGCGGAGGGCTCGACCTCGACTCCATCGACGTCCTCGAGCTCGTCACCGGCGTCGAGAGGCGCTACGGCCTCCGCATCGAGGAGCCGGAGCTGGTCGTCAGGATCTTCACGTCGGTCGAGACCCTCGCCCGCCACATCACGGCGCACCGTGCCTCGGCCTGA
- a CDS encoding branched-chain amino acid transaminase: MHKLTETEWIWRDGKFIAWGEAQVHVLSHSMQFGSAAFEGMRCYATPKGPAIFRLGDHLKRLVNSCKIYRIEIPYSIDDLAAACCRLVELNRMDSCYIRPMVVRGYGAASMIPFASPIEVYLPCWPWGAYLGDDALKNGVDACVSSWHRMAPNTLPAAAKIAGNYLGGQLIKLEALANGFAEAIALGPGGMLSEGSGQNLFLVIDGALHSPPIDGTMLPGITRSTILALAGDAKIPVIEQAMPRDLLYTADEVFLTGTASEVTPVRSVDKIPVGAGRPGPVTLELQRRYLATVKGEAPDPRGWLTYVRSGVAPAVT; the protein is encoded by the coding sequence ATGCACAAGCTGACCGAGACCGAGTGGATCTGGCGTGACGGCAAGTTCATCGCGTGGGGGGAGGCTCAGGTCCACGTCCTCTCGCACTCGATGCAGTTCGGCTCGGCGGCCTTCGAGGGGATGCGCTGCTACGCGACGCCGAAGGGCCCGGCCATCTTCCGGCTGGGCGATCACCTGAAGCGCCTCGTCAACTCGTGCAAGATCTACCGCATCGAGATCCCCTACTCGATCGACGATCTCGCCGCCGCCTGCTGCCGCCTCGTCGAGCTGAACCGCATGGACTCGTGCTACATCCGGCCGATGGTCGTGAGAGGGTACGGCGCGGCGAGCATGATCCCCTTCGCCAGCCCGATCGAGGTCTACCTCCCCTGCTGGCCGTGGGGGGCGTACCTCGGCGACGACGCGCTCAAGAACGGTGTGGACGCCTGCGTCTCGAGCTGGCACAGGATGGCGCCGAACACGCTTCCCGCCGCCGCGAAGATCGCGGGGAACTACCTGGGGGGGCAGCTCATCAAGCTCGAGGCGCTCGCGAACGGCTTCGCCGAGGCGATCGCCCTCGGCCCCGGCGGGATGTTGAGCGAGGGGTCGGGGCAGAACCTCTTCCTGGTGATCGACGGCGCGCTCCATTCGCCCCCGATCGACGGCACGATGCTCCCCGGGATCACGCGCTCGACGATCCTCGCGCTCGCGGGCGACGCGAAGATCCCGGTGATAGAGCAGGCGATGCCGCGCGATCTCCTCTACACCGCCGACGAGGTCTTCCTGACGGGGACCGCCTCCGAGGTCACGCCCGTCCGGAGCGTCGACAAGATCCCGGTCGGCGCCGGGCGCCCCGGGCCCGTCACGCTCGAGCTCCAGCGCCGCTACCTCGCGACGGTGAAGGGGGAGGCGCCCGATCCGCGCGGGTGGCTGACGTACGTGAGGAGCGGGGTCGCCCCGGCTGTGACCTGA
- a CDS encoding TIGR03067 domain-containing protein: MARKLPARPNLDHLRRQAKALLASLNEGDEAAAREFKKNLPSAGVMTTAQILKAGLRLADAQSAIARKSGFESWPKLARHVSQLRELEGVWEFASLEIEGSAVPRAMLGSSRLVIDGDLFRTESPDAIYEGVFNIDVEVEPHHIDIEFVAGPEAGNWSYGIYELSRDSLTICLGLTGAKRPVRFATAPGSGHALETLVRRRSGALKLDPEKAVTPFEPSPPELLAPLSGSWRPESVILDGQALPAEMLKYGKRVVTGNHTLVTFGGPPILDGLTRVDTSKEPWEIDYLHAAGMQAGKIQRAIARVDLGRAEFCMAPAGEPRPTRFDGKKGTGWSLSVWRRAK; this comes from the coding sequence ATGGCCAGGAAGCTTCCCGCAAGACCGAATCTCGATCACCTTCGCCGCCAGGCGAAGGCGCTGCTCGCGTCCCTGAATGAAGGCGACGAGGCGGCTGCCCGCGAGTTCAAGAAGAACCTTCCCTCCGCGGGCGTGATGACGACCGCCCAGATCCTCAAGGCCGGGCTGCGCCTCGCCGACGCGCAGTCGGCGATCGCACGGAAGTCCGGCTTCGAGAGCTGGCCGAAGCTGGCGCGGCACGTCTCGCAGCTCCGGGAGCTGGAAGGAGTCTGGGAGTTCGCGAGCCTGGAGATCGAAGGGTCGGCCGTGCCGCGGGCGATGCTCGGTTCATCGCGCCTGGTGATCGACGGCGATCTCTTCCGGACCGAGTCCCCCGACGCGATCTACGAGGGTGTCTTCAACATCGACGTCGAGGTCGAGCCGCACCACATCGACATCGAGTTCGTGGCGGGCCCCGAGGCGGGAAACTGGTCGTACGGGATCTACGAGCTCTCGAGGGACTCCCTGACGATCTGCCTCGGCCTCACCGGTGCGAAGCGCCCGGTGAGATTCGCGACGGCCCCGGGATCCGGCCACGCGCTCGAGACGCTCGTGCGGCGGCGCAGCGGCGCCCTGAAGCTGGACCCCGAGAAGGCGGTCACCCCCTTCGAGCCGAGCCCCCCCGAGCTTCTCGCCCCCCTCTCGGGCTCGTGGCGCCCCGAGTCGGTGATCCTCGACGGGCAGGCGCTGCCCGCGGAGATGCTGAAGTACGGCAAGCGCGTCGTGACCGGCAACCACACCCTCGTCACCTTCGGCGGGCCGCCGATCCTCGACGGCCTCACGCGCGTCGACACGTCGAAGGAGCCGTGGGAGATCGATTACCTCCACGCGGCAGGGATGCAGGCGGGAAAGATCCAGCGCGCCATCGCGCGCGTCGACTTGGGAAGGGCCGAGTTCTGCATGGCCCCCGCCGGGGAGCCGCGCCCGACGCGCTTCGACGGGAAGAAGGGGACCGGCTGGTCGCTCAGCGTCTGGCGGCGCGCGAAATGA